The following are from one region of the Biomphalaria glabrata chromosome 12, xgBioGlab47.1, whole genome shotgun sequence genome:
- the LOC106078912 gene encoding 5-hydroxytryptamine receptor 1D-like, with protein MTSFLVVEILLGITLMPLLIIRTSNRELWTLGLPMLWLQNFMHNFICALTLAHMLTMAVDRYLAVCHPLSYRLLTSRHASVIVALSWGVPGIIDSIYSIVNYSNARKDIEEICLYTDSTGIFIFIFVVMFLLPIFLITFLYVRILLEVRNFHKRTLNYKASDEPTITNHAIDNSLSRVSTGTIISETQPNSVVDSVLPGTETCLSSVGDPVTERHGFTTRQRENQSSNIDLKKAISEVVYRVKEVSIHDDL; from the exons ATGACGTCATTTTTGGTGGTGGAGATTCTGCTTGGGATCACTCTCATGCCATTATTAATCATCAGGACCTCAAACCGCGAGCTTTGGACACTGGGACTCCCCATGCTCTGGTTGCAAAATTTCATGCACAACTTTATCTGCGCATTGACTTTGGCTCACATGTTGACCATGGCAGTGGACAGATACCTGGCAGTGTGTCATCCGTTAAGCTACCGGCTCCTGACGTCACGTCATGCCTCCGTCATTGTGGCGCTGTCATGGGGTGTCCCTGGAATCATAGACTCAATTTATTCCATTGTTAATTATTCCAATGCACGTAAGGACATTGAAGAGATCTGTCTGTACACGGACTCTACAGGTATTTTCATCTTCATCTTCGTCGTCATGTTTCTTCTCCCTATCTTTCTCatcacatttttatatgttcgCATTCTGCTTGAAGTCCGAAACTTTCATAAGCGAACCTTGAACTATAAAGCCTCTGATGAGCCAACAATAACTAATCATGCCATCGACAACAGCCTCAGTAGAGTTTCAACAGGGACAATTATCAGTGAAACACAACCAAACAGTGTTGTTGATTCTGTTCTACCCGGAACAGAAACTTGTTTATCATCTGTAGGAGATCCAGTAACCGAAAGACATGGTTTTACAACAAGACAACGTGAAAATCAGTCGTCAAATATAGACTTGAAAAAGGCg ATATCTGAAGTTGTCTACCGCGTTAAGGAGGTGTCTATTCACGATGATCTTTAA
- the LOC106077054 gene encoding autotransporter adhesin BpaC-like: MFLKVCIALTLAVAIANVVHDTPDGRSHGQGQGLGRGEDRRPPGQDKVRDNEGERRGHGRGGARGQAAGQANPALASASSNGSSSLPLGATGSASNDTAPVSSVSSSGSNSTAPVASVSSSGSNSTAPVASVSSSGGNSTAPVASVLPAGGNATEPVAPVLPAAGNSTGSSGPAPPAP, encoded by the coding sequence ATGTTTCTCAAAGTCTGCATTGCTCTCACTCTGGCTGTGGCTATAGCAAACGTCGTCCACGACACTCCTGATGGCAGAAGCCACGGCCAAGGTCAAGGTCTTGGACGCGGAGAAGATCGCCGTCCACCAGGTCAAGACAAAGTGCGTGACAACGAAGGTGAAAGAAGAGGTCATGGTCGAGGTGGTGCTCGTGGCCAGGCTGCAGGTCAGGCTAACCCTGCACTAGCTAGTGCCTCCTCAAACGGCAGCTCATCTTTACCTTTGGGAGCTACCGGAAGTGCAAGTAATGACACAGCACCAGTTTCATCTGTTTCTTCTTCTGGAAGTAATTCCACAGCTCCAGTCGCATCTGTTTCTTCTTCTGGAAGTAATTCCACAGCTCCAGTCGCATCTGTTTCTTCTTCAGGAGGTAATTCCACAGCTCCTGTCGCATCTGTTTTGCCTGCTGGAGGTAATGCCACAGAGCCCGTCGCACCTGTTTTGCCTGCTGCAGGGAACTCCACAGGGTCATCTGGACCAGCTCCTCCAGCACCTTAA